The proteins below are encoded in one region of Deinococcus seoulensis:
- a CDS encoding alpha/beta fold hydrolase, with amino-acid sequence MSRHALPAAAAVLAALMFGGLSSAAGQAAPPASLPDLPAPQDVLALDSLALDSLALDFDPGVVALTDPAQPTLDAVPARRVVRPGVTVPGTPASLNASITVRYGPDVPQAVLLLMPGYLGGAGSFDRLARQIVTLHPTWAVWAVDRRSNLLEDHSALLGRDIPTLQRIVRSGLPPRTAASVPFMKDWGLDTTLRDWHEAVMEARKLTPNVFIGGHSMGGTLSGLYAAYDFGGIAGERDVRGLVMLDGLPGLMSGTPLTADEYAQAARNPLGPLPGLNGLTRDPYVQSVIFSPKLASRAAAQARLAALAPDAPAPTGGLTLFPATNLAAAMTQLEQRYALLPFLTLNTGRATNASEAPNLGAQLLGASFPGAGDARWIVGPQDPARPVGWQTDPAAPTDPQDFARRFVTPLSDYSEWYFPNRLTLDLAAARTDTRGTPFEKTLPVWHGSQITLPILGVAAAQGVTTEAQYRQYAATTRAALTTRTLPDAAHLDITVTRGDQVARWITDWMQPLTR; translated from the coding sequence ATGAGTCGTCACGCCCTGCCTGCTGCCGCCGCCGTACTGGCTGCCCTGATGTTTGGCGGCCTGTCCAGCGCCGCCGGTCAGGCTGCGCCGCCCGCCTCCCTGCCTGACCTGCCCGCCCCGCAGGACGTTCTGGCGCTGGATTCTCTGGCACTGGACTCTCTGGCGCTGGACTTCGATCCTGGTGTGGTCGCCCTGACCGACCCGGCCCAGCCCACCCTGGACGCCGTGCCTGCCCGGCGCGTGGTGCGGCCCGGCGTGACCGTGCCCGGCACCCCTGCCAGCCTGAACGCCAGCATCACCGTCCGCTACGGGCCGGACGTGCCGCAGGCCGTGCTGCTGCTGATGCCCGGTTACCTGGGCGGCGCGGGCAGTTTCGACCGGCTGGCGCGGCAGATCGTGACGTTGCACCCCACCTGGGCGGTGTGGGCCGTGGATCGCCGCAGCAACCTGCTGGAGGACCACTCGGCGCTGCTGGGCCGCGACATTCCCACCCTGCAACGCATCGTGAGGAGTGGCCTGCCGCCCCGCACGGCCGCCAGCGTGCCGTTCATGAAGGACTGGGGCCTGGACACCACCCTGCGCGACTGGCACGAGGCCGTGATGGAGGCCCGCAAGCTCACGCCGAACGTGTTTATCGGCGGGCACTCCATGGGCGGCACCCTGAGTGGCCTGTACGCCGCGTACGATTTCGGCGGGATTGCCGGTGAGCGCGACGTGCGCGGCCTGGTCATGCTCGACGGTCTGCCCGGCCTGATGAGCGGCACCCCCCTGACCGCCGACGAGTACGCGCAGGCGGCCCGCAACCCACTGGGGCCACTGCCGGGCCTGAACGGCCTGACCCGCGACCCGTACGTGCAATCGGTCATATTCAGCCCGAAACTCGCCAGTCGCGCCGCCGCGCAGGCCCGGCTGGCGGCACTCGCCCCAGACGCCCCCGCGCCCACCGGCGGCCTGACCCTGTTCCCCGCCACCAACCTCGCGGCCGCCATGACGCAGCTCGAACAGCGGTACGCGCTGCTGCCCTTCCTGACCCTGAACACCGGACGGGCCACGAACGCCAGCGAGGCCCCCAACCTGGGCGCGCAGCTGCTGGGCGCGTCCTTCCCCGGTGCGGGGGACGCCCGCTGGATCGTCGGCCCGCAGGATCCTGCCCGCCCGGTCGGCTGGCAGACCGACCCGGCCGCGCCCACCGACCCGCAGGATTTCGCGCGGCGGTTCGTCACGCCCCTGAGCGACTACAGCGAATGGTATTTCCCTAACCGCCTGACCCTGGACCTCGCCGCCGCCCGCACCGACACGCGCGGCACGCCCTTCGAGAAGACCCTGCCCGTCTGGCACGGCTCCCAGATCACCCTGCCGATCCTCGGTGTGGCCGCCGCGCAGGGCGTGACCACCGAGGCGCAGTACCGCCAGTACGCCGCGACCACCCGCGCGGCCCTGACCACCCGCACCCTGCCGGACGCCGCACACCTGGACATCACGGTCACGCGCGGCGATCAGGTGGCCCGCTGGATCACCGACTGGATGCAGCCCCTGACCCGCTGA
- a CDS encoding HSP90 family protein yields the protein MTRSFAVDLRGLIDLLSEHLYAGPEVYVRELMQNGVDAIRARTDLGDTFSPALTFDVQEGRLTFTDNGVGLSPDDIHTFLATIGRSSKRGSVEFIGQFGIGLLACFLVSEEIELVSRSARGTPPVRWVGRADGSYTLLTGEDAALPAGPVGTQITLRARPDRAAFLLPDRVASWAAEYGALLPYPVTLVGPAGSVSLNATGAPWLDHSRGEEARRAATLAYGEALLNAPPLDFVDVNTHAGAVRGVAFILPWTPSLDARGHHRVYVRHMLLSEQEEQLTPRWAFFVKTVLDAGTLRPNAARDALRDDADLHAAREEIAGTLRDWLLELAREQPGRLRELITLHYLSIKALAAEDDDFLTLFLPWLPFESSAGRQTLPELLGRSGGELRFVADLNLYRQAAQLAAPGGPPVIHAVYTYDHTLLERYGALNPQVRVTRLSAADLVQDLAPPTPAERRATATLLAAAQDTLAPLDAGVRLSHFEPAALCAMAFPGAQRDLHRTRQTVGPSGGLWADLLDDLKDVGDTYAMDVHFNLNHPLVQRAAHLPDGPLLRRVLGMLYVQALLLGHHPLTARELELLNGGLLDLIGVALGDPDASRPAPHLN from the coding sequence ATGACCCGCTCCTTCGCCGTGGACCTCCGGGGCCTGATCGACCTGCTCAGCGAACACCTGTACGCCGGGCCGGAAGTGTACGTCCGTGAACTCATGCAGAACGGCGTGGACGCCATCCGCGCCCGCACCGACCTGGGCGACACCTTCAGCCCCGCCCTGACCTTCGACGTGCAGGAGGGCCGCCTGACCTTCACTGACAACGGCGTGGGCCTGTCCCCGGACGACATTCACACCTTCCTGGCGACCATCGGCCGGTCCTCCAAGCGCGGCAGCGTGGAATTCATCGGTCAGTTCGGCATCGGGCTGCTCGCCTGCTTCCTGGTCAGCGAGGAGATCGAACTGGTGTCCCGCTCGGCGCGCGGCACGCCGCCCGTGCGCTGGGTGGGCCGCGCGGACGGCTCGTACACCCTCCTGACCGGCGAGGACGCCGCGCTGCCCGCCGGGCCGGTCGGCACGCAGATCACCCTGCGCGCCCGCCCGGACCGCGCCGCGTTCCTGCTGCCCGACCGGGTGGCTTCCTGGGCCGCCGAGTACGGCGCGCTGCTGCCCTACCCCGTCACCCTGGTCGGCCCCGCCGGGTCTGTGTCCCTGAACGCCACGGGTGCGCCCTGGCTGGACCACTCGCGCGGTGAGGAGGCCCGCCGCGCCGCGACCCTCGCGTACGGCGAGGCGCTGCTGAACGCCCCCCCGCTGGACTTCGTGGACGTGAACACCCACGCCGGGGCCGTGCGTGGTGTGGCGTTCATCCTGCCCTGGACCCCCAGCCTGGACGCCCGCGGGCACCACCGGGTGTACGTGCGGCACATGCTGCTCTCGGAACAGGAGGAGCAACTGACGCCCCGCTGGGCGTTCTTCGTGAAGACCGTGCTGGACGCCGGGACGCTGCGCCCCAATGCCGCCCGCGACGCCCTGCGCGACGACGCCGACCTGCACGCTGCCCGCGAGGAGATCGCCGGGACGCTGCGCGACTGGCTGCTGGAGCTGGCGCGCGAGCAGCCGGGCCGCCTGCGGGAACTGATCACGCTGCACTACCTGAGCATCAAGGCGCTGGCCGCCGAGGACGACGACTTCCTGACGCTGTTCCTGCCGTGGCTGCCGTTCGAATCCAGCGCCGGACGGCAGACCCTGCCGGAACTGCTGGGCCGCAGCGGCGGGGAACTGCGCTTCGTGGCGGACCTGAACCTGTACCGGCAGGCGGCGCAGCTCGCGGCGCCCGGCGGGCCGCCTGTCATTCACGCCGTGTACACCTACGACCACACCCTGCTGGAACGCTACGGCGCGCTGAACCCGCAGGTGCGCGTCACGCGCCTGAGTGCCGCCGATCTGGTGCAGGACCTCGCGCCGCCCACCCCGGCCGAACGCCGCGCGACCGCCACGCTGCTGGCCGCCGCGCAGGACACCCTGGCCCCGCTGGACGCCGGGGTGCGCCTGAGTCACTTCGAACCGGCCGCGCTGTGCGCCATGGCCTTTCCCGGCGCGCAACGCGACCTGCACCGGACCCGGCAGACCGTCGGGCCGTCCGGCGGGCTGTGGGCGGACCTGCTCGACGACCTGAAGGATGTCGGCGACACCTACGCCATGGACGTTCACTTCAACCTGAACCACCCGCTCGTGCAGCGGGCCGCGCACCTGCCCGACGGGCCGCTGCTGCGCCGCGTGCTGGGCATGCTGTACGTGCAGGCCCTGCTGCTGGGCCACCACCCCCTGACCGCCCGGGAACTGGAGTTGCTCAACGGCGGTCTGCTCGACCTGATCGGCGTGGCCCTCGGCGACCCGGATGCCAGCCGTCCCGCCCCGCACCTGAACTGA
- a CDS encoding glycine--tRNA ligase: protein MPATSMEELVSLCKRRGFIFQGSEIYGGLQGFYDYGPLGVELKNNIKAAWWRSNVYERDDMEGLDASIIMHRQVLRHSGHEATFSDPMIDNRKNNKRYRLDHLVKDQKADVIAKVAAAMGESAENFPAVVAALNANPAQASQALKDAGVRDPFSGEVGDWTEPKPFNMMFKTTIGPVADDESYGYLRPETAQGIFTNFKNVVDSTSRRLPFGIAQIGKAFRNEITPRNFIFRVRELEQMEIEFFCTPGTDEEWHEHWLEKRLSWWEAQGVPRSKIEILDVPKEDLAHYSKRTYDLMYDYPTLGHEEIEGIANRSDYDLGSHTKNQSELGLVANVEENLDSIAKLTIPHPETNKPVVPFVIEPSAGVDRALLAVLSEAFTKETLENGNERIVLKLRPHLAPIKVAVIPLARNKAELVELARSIKNDLQKLGLGRILLEDSGNIGKAYRRHDEVGTPYCVTVDFDTVGKGDDATLTDTVTVRDRDTLAQERVKISELTAYLQAKLK from the coding sequence ATGCCAGCAACTTCGATGGAAGAACTCGTCAGCCTGTGTAAACGCCGTGGATTCATCTTCCAGGGCAGCGAGATCTACGGGGGCCTTCAGGGCTTCTACGATTACGGTCCGCTGGGCGTGGAACTGAAGAACAACATCAAGGCCGCGTGGTGGCGTTCCAACGTGTACGAGCGTGACGACATGGAAGGCCTGGACGCCAGCATCATCATGCACCGGCAAGTGCTGCGTCACAGCGGGCACGAGGCGACCTTCAGCGACCCGATGATCGACAACAGGAAAAACAACAAGCGGTACCGCCTCGATCACCTCGTGAAGGACCAGAAGGCCGACGTGATCGCGAAAGTAGCGGCGGCGATGGGTGAGAGTGCCGAGAACTTCCCGGCGGTCGTGGCGGCCCTGAACGCCAACCCCGCTCAGGCGTCGCAGGCGCTGAAGGACGCGGGCGTGCGCGACCCGTTCAGCGGTGAGGTCGGCGACTGGACCGAACCCAAGCCGTTCAACATGATGTTCAAGACGACCATCGGCCCGGTCGCGGACGACGAGAGTTACGGCTACCTGCGGCCCGAGACGGCGCAGGGCATCTTCACGAACTTCAAGAACGTCGTGGACTCCACCAGCCGCCGCCTGCCGTTCGGCATCGCGCAGATCGGCAAGGCGTTCCGGAACGAGATCACGCCCCGCAACTTCATCTTCCGCGTGCGGGAGCTGGAACAGATGGAAATCGAGTTCTTCTGCACGCCCGGCACGGACGAGGAGTGGCACGAGCACTGGCTGGAAAAGCGCCTGAGCTGGTGGGAAGCGCAGGGCGTGCCGCGCAGCAAGATCGAGATTCTGGACGTGCCCAAGGAAGACCTGGCGCACTACTCCAAGCGCACGTACGACCTGATGTACGACTACCCCACCCTGGGCCATGAGGAGATCGAGGGCATCGCCAACCGCAGCGACTACGACCTCGGATCCCACACCAAGAACCAGAGTGAGCTGGGCCTGGTGGCGAACGTCGAGGAGAACCTGGACAGTATTGCCAAGCTGACCATCCCGCACCCGGAGACGAACAAGCCGGTCGTGCCGTTCGTGATCGAGCCGTCGGCGGGCGTGGACCGCGCGCTGCTGGCCGTACTGAGCGAAGCGTTCACCAAGGAGACGCTGGAGAACGGCAACGAGCGCATCGTGCTGAAACTCAGGCCGCACCTCGCGCCGATCAAGGTGGCCGTGATTCCGCTGGCGCGCAACAAGGCCGAACTGGTCGAACTGGCCCGGAGCATCAAGAACGACCTGCAGAAACTCGGCCTGGGCCGCATCCTGCTGGAAGACAGCGGGAACATCGGCAAGGCGTACCGCCGTCACGACGAGGTCGGCACGCCCTACTGCGTGACCGTGGACTTCGACACGGTCGGCAAGGGCGACGACGCCACCCTGACCGACACGGTGACCGTCCGTGACCGCGACACGCTGGCGCAGGAACGCGTGAAGATCAGCGAACTGACCGCGTACCTGCAGGCGAAACTGAAATGA
- a CDS encoding mismatch-specific DNA-glycosylase: MPATEPTGDLTGAGEYLVPDVLRPGLTLVLVGTAPSRISAAARAYYANPGNRFWRTLHAVGLTPRLLDPQEYPRLPDYGIGLTDVAKRHSGVDAALPAHAFAPDELRGKLRQYRPGLVAFTSKRGAAETLGVPTARLGYGPQPDPLEDAELWVLPSTSPLARSHFQLEPWQALAARVAQLRREQPAPIRP; the protein is encoded by the coding sequence TTGCCCGCAACAGAACCCACGGGCGACCTGACCGGCGCGGGTGAGTACCTCGTGCCGGACGTGCTGCGCCCCGGCCTGACGCTGGTACTCGTCGGCACGGCGCCCAGCCGCATCAGCGCCGCCGCCCGCGCGTACTACGCCAACCCCGGCAACCGCTTCTGGCGCACCCTGCACGCCGTGGGCCTGACCCCGCGCCTGCTGGACCCGCAGGAGTACCCCCGCCTGCCGGACTACGGGATCGGCCTGACCGACGTCGCCAAACGGCACAGCGGCGTGGACGCCGCGCTGCCCGCCCACGCCTTCGCGCCCGACGAACTGCGCGGCAAACTCCGTCAGTACCGCCCAGGGCTCGTGGCGTTCACCAGCAAACGCGGCGCGGCCGAAACGCTGGGCGTGCCGACCGCCCGCCTCGGGTACGGCCCGCAACCGGACCCGCTGGAAGACGCGGAACTGTGGGTGTTGCCCAGCACCAGCCCACTGGCACGCTCGCACTTTCAGCTGGAACCCTGGCAGGCGCTCGCGGCACGGGTCGCGCAGCTGCGCCGCGAACAGCCCGCCCCCATCCGGCCGTAG
- a CDS encoding DUF4032 domain-containing protein, whose product MSAFDQAKHEVERARFLGDVRDLLGILRRQPNELLPFEWVRHLAPDGEFQRGLQTIEVDHIIGSVDRYREFDRHYLPKERHLDERWIGVRSAQLQGKELPPIQVYKVGDLYFVKDGNHRVSVARRQGQKYIDAYVIELHVAVPPEEHDTLKTLIIKGEYAQFLKATNLDRVVPGHRDIRFTTPGRYERLLEHIRTRQYFLDRKPERAGLPPVTFEEAVESWYRRMYARIVENIEKHDVMTRFPGRTEADLYLWIMDHRYFLTQKYGHDVGSEEATIDFGARHAPPAYKRLGQRMRLMLRGRLHPSM is encoded by the coding sequence ATGTCCGCATTTGATCAGGCCAAGCACGAAGTCGAGCGCGCCCGTTTCCTGGGTGATGTCCGTGACCTGCTGGGCATCCTGCGCCGCCAGCCGAACGAACTGCTGCCCTTCGAGTGGGTCCGTCACCTCGCCCCGGACGGCGAGTTCCAGCGCGGCCTCCAGACCATCGAGGTGGATCACATCATCGGGTCGGTGGACCGCTACCGTGAATTCGACCGGCATTACCTGCCCAAGGAACGCCACCTGGACGAACGCTGGATCGGCGTGCGCTCGGCGCAGCTTCAGGGCAAGGAACTGCCGCCCATCCAGGTGTACAAGGTCGGGGACCTGTACTTCGTGAAGGACGGCAACCACCGCGTGTCCGTCGCGCGCCGCCAGGGGCAGAAGTACATCGACGCGTACGTGATCGAACTGCACGTCGCCGTGCCGCCCGAGGAGCACGACACCCTCAAGACCCTGATCATCAAGGGCGAGTACGCGCAGTTCCTGAAGGCCACCAACCTGGACCGGGTCGTGCCGGGCCACCGGGACATCCGTTTCACGACGCCCGGCCGGTACGAGCGGCTGCTGGAACACATCCGTACCCGTCAGTACTTCCTGGACCGCAAACCCGAACGGGCCGGGCTGCCCCCCGTGACGTTCGAGGAGGCCGTCGAGAGCTGGTACCGCCGCATGTACGCCCGCATCGTGGAGAACATCGAGAAGCACGACGTCATGACCCGCTTCCCCGGCCGGACCGAGGCGGACCTGTACCTGTGGATCATGGACCACCGGTACTTCCTGACCCAGAAGTACGGGCATGACGTGGGCAGCGAGGAGGCCACCATCGACTTCGGCGCGCGGCACGCCCCGCCCGCGTACAAACGCCTGGGCCAGCGCATGCGCCTGATGCTGCGCGGCCGCCTGCACCCCAGCATGTAG
- a CDS encoding Ig-like domain-containing protein, translating to MTFFPVLFPAVLPVGRRGTLCAALLSAALGACTPPPSVPVRDDVPPVVTLGLGTPLSQSAPGVVHLLAGVSDASGVTQVTFKRDGRTLGTDTSAPFEWTDPLGSGGTYRYGAEATDGAGNTAEQFLDVTITLPPGLTGVQGVAAQYAGEGSSGPLTQPWAGGAGTVLLSDAQAGTELARATLTGAGAFTLPLPTLAAGSGAALSAGVLGLSCDAPPTFSVPDARAVRAGVTVGAQAAAPLSGSVTSVNGVPKETVRASGGLLFSDRPVQVSGTVACVLPGLRDAGGAAVRGNVTFGLNLLRGWNAVSFTRTVNSSLPPVGVLQSVPVPAEWVVGGADLPWPAQP from the coding sequence ATGACTTTCTTCCCGGTCCTGTTTCCTGCTGTCCTCCCGGTGGGACGCCGGGGTACGCTCTGCGCCGCGCTGCTGAGCGCCGCGCTGGGTGCCTGTACGCCGCCGCCCTCGGTGCCCGTGCGGGATGACGTGCCGCCCGTGGTGACGCTGGGGCTGGGCACGCCGCTCTCTCAGAGTGCGCCGGGGGTCGTGCACCTGCTGGCGGGCGTCAGTGACGCTTCGGGCGTGACGCAGGTGACCTTCAAGCGGGACGGCCGGACGCTGGGCACGGACACGTCCGCGCCGTTCGAGTGGACGGACCCGCTGGGCAGCGGTGGCACGTACCGTTACGGGGCCGAGGCGACCGACGGGGCCGGGAATACCGCCGAGCAGTTCCTTGACGTGACCATCACGCTCCCGCCGGGGCTGACCGGGGTGCAGGGCGTGGCCGCGCAGTACGCGGGCGAGGGCAGCAGCGGGCCGCTCACGCAGCCCTGGGCGGGCGGGGCGGGCACCGTGCTGCTGAGTGACGCGCAGGCGGGTACGGAACTGGCGCGGGCCACGCTGACCGGGGCGGGGGCGTTCACGTTGCCGCTGCCGACCCTGGCGGCCGGGTCGGGCGCGGCGCTGTCGGCGGGGGTGCTGGGTCTGAGCTGCGACGCGCCGCCCACGTTTAGCGTGCCGGACGCCCGCGCGGTGCGGGCGGGCGTGACGGTCGGCGCCCAGGCGGCTGCACCCCTGAGCGGGTCCGTGACGAGCGTGAACGGCGTGCCGAAGGAAACCGTCCGTGCGAGTGGGGGTCTGCTGTTCAGCGACCGGCCCGTGCAGGTGTCGGGCACGGTGGCGTGCGTCCTGCCGGGCCTGCGGGACGCGGGCGGCGCGGCCGTGCGGGGGAACGTGACGTTCGGGCTGAACCTGCTGCGCGGGTGGAACGCCGTGTCGTTCACGCGGACCGTGAATTCCAGCCTGCCGCCGGTGGGAGTGTTGCAGAGCGTGCCGGTGCCCGCAGAGTGGGTGGTGGGCGGCGCGGACCTCCCCTGGCCCGCCCAGCCCTGA
- a CDS encoding HelD family protein yields the protein MPVAESRPETHPDFELEREHLSQTVAAMIRQIEFWEDRDRQMGADLETSIILGDQAEEFAAMLSPHVHQPFFGSLKVRVAGREQTLYVGKHGFRDVKGPYSVVSWDSEVGSLFYSDALGWTPRKGSAGVIKRRRQLDVHSKKLLRVTDLYDDEHGGDTGGREEVLLRRLQEDSTAGMRDVVETLQPEQNAAMRAPAGTPVIIQGAAGSGKTTIGFHRLTWMTNPDRGVHRARPEACMVLMPNRVLAAYAARILPELGIERVVVTTPEAWATGLLGLEKLEVTDRTLSLLLTDRDNTRRALAWRKAKLLGDARMLDVVRTHLWGKFNAGLAGQSIRESIEVRGREPVVLHFPETELAAMLRDVFAADPLAGYRAGMRRAIETEALSRLNVPEGEEAGVLRQLSAPLTTFLGRVFASTTPITEARRLLGSADALAASGLLTDREIQLLLTDPLSGIPTPRRANADVTEIPVMLAVQAFTGGIGRLDGRTLEPFDHVVLDEAQDYSPLLYALLGRATRPGHITALGDLNQGMHGYKGPSSWEAVQAQLPGAQVLTLGRTYRSTRQITELGARIAATYNRAAAVQGVDRDGADVQRYVAPADAPHGELPLIAQAVKDAQAAGHRNIAIVTRRGVDADRLAEALREFDTDAQPITTQEHRFRGGLVILPVNLAKGLEFSAAIVASANAQTYDESTEYERRLLYVSASRALHWLGLVSAGDLHPLIA from the coding sequence ATGCCTGTTGCGGAATCCCGTCCGGAAACACACCCGGATTTTGAACTTGAACGTGAGCACCTGTCCCAGACGGTCGCGGCCATGATCCGTCAGATCGAATTCTGGGAGGACCGGGACCGGCAGATGGGCGCGGACCTGGAAACCAGCATCATCCTGGGCGATCAGGCCGAGGAGTTCGCGGCGATGCTCTCGCCGCACGTGCACCAGCCGTTCTTCGGGAGCCTGAAGGTGCGCGTGGCGGGCCGCGAGCAGACGCTGTACGTCGGGAAGCACGGCTTCCGGGACGTGAAGGGACCGTACTCGGTGGTCAGCTGGGACAGCGAGGTGGGTAGCCTGTTCTACTCGGACGCGCTGGGCTGGACGCCCCGCAAGGGCAGCGCCGGGGTCATCAAACGCCGCCGTCAGCTGGACGTGCACAGCAAGAAACTGCTGCGCGTGACCGACCTGTACGACGACGAGCACGGCGGCGACACCGGCGGCCGCGAGGAGGTGCTGCTGCGTCGCCTGCAGGAGGACAGCACCGCCGGGATGCGTGACGTGGTCGAGACGCTGCAACCCGAGCAGAACGCCGCCATGCGCGCCCCCGCCGGGACGCCCGTGATCATTCAGGGCGCGGCGGGCTCCGGGAAGACCACCATCGGCTTTCACCGCCTGACCTGGATGACCAACCCTGACCGGGGCGTGCACCGCGCCCGCCCGGAGGCGTGCATGGTCCTGATGCCCAACCGGGTGCTGGCCGCGTACGCCGCGCGCATCCTGCCGGAACTGGGCATCGAGCGGGTCGTGGTGACCACCCCCGAAGCCTGGGCGACCGGTCTGCTGGGCCTGGAGAAGCTGGAGGTCACGGACCGCACCCTGAGCCTGCTGCTGACCGACCGGGACAACACCCGCCGGGCGCTGGCGTGGCGTAAGGCGAAACTGCTGGGTGACGCGCGCATGCTGGACGTGGTTCGCACGCACCTGTGGGGCAAGTTCAACGCGGGCCTCGCCGGGCAGAGCATCCGCGAGAGCATCGAGGTGCGCGGGCGCGAACCGGTCGTGCTGCACTTCCCGGAAACCGAACTGGCCGCCATGCTGCGCGACGTGTTCGCCGCCGACCCACTCGCCGGGTACCGCGCCGGAATGCGCCGCGCCATCGAGACCGAGGCCCTGTCGCGCCTGAACGTCCCGGAAGGCGAGGAGGCGGGCGTGCTGCGGCAACTGTCCGCGCCGCTCACGACCTTCCTGGGCCGCGTGTTCGCCTCGACCACGCCCATCACCGAGGCCCGCCGCCTGCTGGGCAGCGCGGACGCCCTGGCGGCCAGTGGCCTGCTGACCGACCGCGAGATTCAACTGCTACTGACCGACCCCCTGAGCGGCATTCCCACGCCACGCCGCGCGAACGCGGACGTGACTGAAATTCCCGTCATGCTGGCCGTGCAGGCCTTCACGGGCGGCATCGGGCGACTGGACGGGCGCACGCTGGAACCCTTCGATCACGTGGTCCTGGACGAGGCGCAGGATTACTCGCCGCTGCTGTACGCGCTGCTGGGCCGCGCCACCCGCCCCGGTCACATCACCGCGCTGGGCGACCTGAACCAGGGCATGCACGGCTACAAGGGCCCCAGTTCCTGGGAGGCCGTGCAGGCGCAACTGCCGGGCGCGCAGGTGCTCACGCTGGGCCGCACGTACCGCTCGACCCGGCAGATCACGGAACTCGGGGCGCGGATCGCCGCCACGTACAACCGCGCTGCCGCCGTGCAGGGCGTGGACCGCGACGGCGCCGACGTGCAGCGTTACGTGGCCCCCGCCGACGCACCGCACGGGGAACTGCCCCTGATCGCGCAGGCCGTCAAGGACGCGCAGGCCGCCGGGCACAGGAACATCGCCATCGTCACGCGGCGCGGCGTGGACGCCGACCGCCTCGCCGAGGCCCTGCGGGAATTCGACACGGACGCCCAGCCCATCACCACCCAGGAGCACCGCTTCCGGGGCGGACTGGTCATCCTGCCCGTGAACCTCGCCAAGGGCCTGGAATTCAGCGCCGCCATCGTCGCCAGCGCCAACGCGCAGACGTACGACGAGAGCACCGAGTACGAACGCCGCCTGCTGTACGTCTCAGCCAGCCGCGCCCTGCACTGGCTGGGACTCGTCAGCGCCGGAGACCTGCACCCGCTGATCGCCTGA
- a CDS encoding sulfite oxidase-like oxidoreductase, whose protein sequence is MLGKFFKKPADDMGGRVPPGQTLTTRFPVLTYGPTQHYAPQDVVIRVTGLADEKTLTWADLMALPQTTLTYDIHCVTHWSKLDTTWTGVRVVDLMEHLQLKPGATHVMQHSVGGYTTNLSLEDFTRPENLLAHTFDGQPLDAEHGGPLRLVVPHLYFWKSAKWLTGLEFMAADRPGFWEKNGYHMRGDPFIEERYDDD, encoded by the coding sequence ATGCTCGGGAAATTCTTCAAGAAACCGGCCGACGACATGGGAGGCCGCGTGCCGCCCGGCCAGACGCTCACCACCCGCTTCCCGGTCCTGACGTACGGCCCCACGCAGCACTACGCGCCGCAGGACGTAGTGATCCGCGTGACCGGACTGGCCGACGAGAAAACCCTGACCTGGGCGGACCTGATGGCCCTGCCGCAGACCACCCTGACGTACGACATCCACTGCGTCACGCACTGGAGCAAACTGGACACCACCTGGACCGGCGTGCGCGTCGTGGACCTGATGGAACACCTGCAACTGAAACCCGGCGCCACCCACGTCATGCAGCACTCGGTGGGCGGGTACACCACCAACCTGAGCCTAGAGGACTTCACGCGGCCCGAGAACCTGCTGGCCCACACCTTCGACGGGCAACCCCTGGACGCCGAGCACGGCGGCCCGCTGCGGCTGGTCGTGCCGCACCTGTACTTCTGGAAGAGCGCCAAGTGGCTGACCGGCCTGGAATTCATGGCCGCCGACCGGCCCGGCTTCTGGGAGAAGAACGGCTACCACATGCGCGGCGACCCCTTCATCGAGGAACGCTACGACGACGACTGA